The Kordia sp. SMS9 DNA window TTCCACATCTGTTACCACAATAGCAACATCAGGATAATTGTCATTTTCAGGAGTATTTAAAACGTCAATTACAATCTTTTCATCTGCGGAAGAAGGATTTAAACTATAAGTTCCTGGCAAATCTAAAATGGTTGCTTTTTGCGTTTTGGAGAGTTTGCAAGTTCCTGTCTTCTTATCTACTGTAATGCCAGGGTAATTTCCAACTTTTTGGTTCAAGCCTGTCAAATGGTTAAATAAGGATGTTTTTCCTGTATTTGGATTTCCTATTAAGGCTACTTTTATGGTTGAATCACTCATGAGGAACTGGAATTACAAAACTTTTTCAATTTGAATTTGCGCTGCAGTATCTTTTCTGATGGCAATATTACTTTCGTTAATCGTTAAAAATAAAGGACCATTAAAAATTGCGGTTTGTACCAATGAAATTTCGTTTCCAGGCAAGCAACCCATTTCAATAAGTTTTAGCGGAATGGAATCAATTGGAAAGTCGAGAATAATCGCTGTTTCCCCTTTTTTTAAATCTGCAATCGTCAACACGTCTTTATTTAGATTAATTTTAAAGAAGCAAAAATACACCAAAAAGTTTAGTTA harbors:
- a CDS encoding FeoA family protein; translation: MLTIADLKKGETAIILDFPIDSIPLKLIEMGCLPGNEISLVQTAIFNGPLFLTINESNIAIRKDTAAQIQIEKVL